The following coding sequences are from one Pseudonocardia sp. EC080619-01 window:
- a CDS encoding YlxR family protein, producing MPDDSAALHSQTARDRGPSPARTRSVPIRTCVGCRKRERAGALLRVVAENGRLVPDPRHRLPGRGAWLHPATGCLDKAERRSAFVRALRLRSRPEVDAVRRWVQEQ from the coding sequence ATGCCGGACGACTCCGCTGCGCTACACTCACAGACGGCCCGCGATCGCGGACCGTCGCCCGCTCGCACCCGGTCGGTTCCGATCCGGACGTGCGTCGGGTGCCGGAAACGGGAACGGGCCGGCGCACTGTTGCGGGTGGTCGCGGAGAACGGACGTCTCGTCCCGGATCCGCGTCACCGCCTCCCCGGGAGGGGTGCCTGGCTGCACCCCGCGACGGGATGCCTGGACAAGGCCGAGCGACGCTCGGCGTTCGTCCGGGCGTTGCGGCTCCGGAGCAGACCTGAGGTGGACGCTGTCCGCCGATGGGTGCAGGAGCAGTGA
- the nusA gene encoding transcription termination factor NusA, which translates to MNVDIPALRAIERDKEIPFETVLEAIETALLTAYRHTEGHHSDARVDIDRKTGVVRVLARDASDAAEDGTPGPEFDDTPEGFGRIAATTARQVIVQRLRDAEHERTYGEFSTKEGEVVAGIVQRDARANARGVAIVELGGGTEAVLPAAEQVPGEVYQHGERIRCYVIGVARGPRGTTITLSRTHPNLVRKLFALEVPELVDGSIEIVSVAREAGFRSKIAVRSARPGLNAKGACIGPMGARVRGVMGELAGEKIDIIDWSEDPGEFVGNALSPSKVVSVTVLDERARIARVVVPDFQLSLAIGKEGQNARLAARLTGWKIDIRSDADPRDPVGPDGDPVEVSS; encoded by the coding sequence GTGAACGTCGACATCCCCGCACTGCGGGCCATCGAGCGGGACAAGGAGATCCCGTTCGAGACGGTGCTGGAGGCCATCGAGACCGCGCTGCTCACCGCCTACCGGCACACCGAGGGCCACCACTCCGACGCGCGCGTCGACATCGACCGCAAGACCGGTGTCGTGCGCGTGCTGGCCCGCGACGCCTCGGACGCGGCCGAGGACGGCACCCCCGGCCCCGAGTTCGACGACACCCCCGAGGGCTTCGGCCGGATCGCGGCGACCACCGCCCGCCAGGTGATCGTGCAGCGGCTGCGCGACGCCGAGCACGAGCGCACCTACGGGGAGTTCTCCACCAAGGAGGGCGAGGTCGTCGCCGGCATCGTGCAGCGCGACGCCCGCGCCAACGCCCGCGGTGTGGCGATCGTCGAGCTGGGCGGCGGCACCGAGGCGGTCCTCCCGGCGGCCGAGCAGGTGCCGGGCGAGGTCTACCAGCACGGCGAGCGCATCCGCTGCTACGTGATCGGGGTCGCCCGCGGGCCGCGCGGGACCACGATCACGCTGTCCCGCACGCACCCGAACCTGGTGCGCAAGCTGTTCGCGCTCGAGGTGCCCGAGCTCGTCGACGGCTCGATCGAGATCGTCTCGGTCGCCCGGGAGGCCGGGTTCCGGTCCAAGATCGCCGTGCGGTCGGCCCGGCCGGGGCTCAACGCCAAGGGCGCCTGCATCGGCCCGATGGGCGCGCGCGTCCGCGGCGTGATGGGCGAGCTGGCCGGCGAGAAGATCGACATCATCGACTGGTCCGAGGACCCCGGTGAGTTCGTCGGCAACGCGCTCTCGCCGTCCAAGGTGGTCTCGGTGACGGTGCTGGACGAGCGGGCGCGGATCGCGCGCGTCGTCGTGCCCGACTTCCAGCTGTCGCTGGCGATCGGCAAGGAGGGCCAGAACGCCCGGCTCGCCGCCCGGCTCACCGGCTGGAAGATCGACATCCGGAGCGACGCCGACCCCCGCGACCCGGTCGGCCCGGACGGCGATCCGGTCGAGGTGTCGTCGTAG
- the rimP gene encoding ribosome maturation factor RimP, which yields MRSPDPEQLADQLRGVLEPVVTDAGLEIDAVEVRTAGRRHAVKLVVDLPEASTATGIDLDDIARLSRTAAAELDPHEHLIEGSYTLEVTSPGIDRPLTTPRHWRRNFLRMARITLAGGDDLEARIGRAGDDRVQVAVPGRKQPELREIAYDDVTHAQVQVEFKPAPAAETALLDPGGGSGDTSDNSGTNGSEENR from the coding sequence ATGCGCAGTCCGGACCCCGAACAGCTGGCAGACCAGCTGCGCGGCGTGCTCGAGCCGGTCGTCACCGACGCCGGGCTGGAGATCGACGCCGTGGAGGTCCGCACCGCCGGCCGGCGGCACGCGGTGAAGCTCGTCGTCGACCTGCCGGAGGCCTCGACCGCCACCGGCATCGACCTGGACGACATCGCCCGGCTCAGCCGGACCGCCGCGGCCGAGCTCGACCCGCACGAGCACCTCATCGAGGGGTCCTACACGCTCGAGGTGACCTCGCCCGGCATCGACCGGCCGCTGACCACGCCCCGGCACTGGCGGCGGAACTTCCTGCGGATGGCCCGGATCACGCTGGCGGGCGGCGACGACCTGGAGGCCAGGATCGGCCGGGCCGGTGACGACCGGGTGCAGGTCGCGGTGCCCGGCCGGAAGCAGCCCGAGCTGCGCGAGATCGCCTACGACGACGTCACGCACGCCCAGGTGCAGGTCGAGTTCAAGCCGGCCCCGGCCGCCGAGACCGCCCTGCTCGACCCGGGCGGCGGCAGCGGCGACACCAGCGACAACAGCGGCACGAACGGATCCGAGGAGAACCGGTGA
- a CDS encoding ferritin-like domain-containing protein, which produces MSQEQDDSAVPQVTVDALQRALASEHAALWAYKMSTAFVPADWATRARADIEAHTTLRGQITQTLSDVGQRPVSAQPAYTPPQPVVDAVSAGALLVSAETDTIAAWRSVMERSTQTALREAGLRAMIDCTGRLAFWRTVTERSPVVPVFPGRG; this is translated from the coding sequence GTGAGCCAGGAACAAGACGACTCCGCGGTCCCGCAGGTGACCGTCGACGCGTTGCAGCGGGCGCTCGCGAGCGAGCACGCGGCGCTGTGGGCCTACAAGATGTCGACGGCGTTCGTCCCGGCCGACTGGGCCACGCGGGCCCGCGCCGACATCGAGGCCCACACCACGCTGCGCGGGCAGATCACCCAGACGCTGTCCGACGTGGGGCAGCGCCCGGTGTCGGCGCAGCCCGCGTACACACCGCCGCAGCCGGTCGTCGACGCGGTGTCGGCGGGGGCGCTGCTGGTCTCCGCCGAGACCGACACGATCGCCGCCTGGCGGTCGGTGATGGAGCGCTCGACCCAGACCGCGCTGCGCGAGGCGGGACTGCGCGCGATGATCGACTGCACGGGCCGGCTCGCCTTCTGGCGCACGGTGACCGAGCGCTCCCCCGTCGTCCCGGTGTTCCCCGGCAGGGGCTGA
- a CDS encoding aminotransferase class V-fold PLP-dependent enzyme, with protein MGETITVFGRELPRRPGYLNTASIGVPTLEASAAVAETVRRWAVAEASPKDFDDDVEAARAGFAAITGVPVADVAQGATTSGLIGPLAAAVPDGTRVLVAAGEFSSVTRPFALQAHRGVRVTEVPLAELAGNAPGHDLVAVSVVQSADGRIADLDALGAVRERHGVRLLLDVTQAAGWLPLRLAGADAVVGAGYKWLLGPRGTAWLAQRPSWVAGPPGGERWPEVVRHSAGWYGTRDRWGGGLYTPDPPARPGPAGGEESPVWFAHAGSAVTVPWLASVDPEALRAHCAGLADALRERLGLEPTGSAIVSVRADGAADRLAAAGITAAVRDGAARLAFHLANTPEDVDLAAAALRD; from the coding sequence GTGGGAGAGACGATCACGGTGTTCGGCCGGGAGCTCCCGCGCCGTCCCGGCTACCTGAACACCGCGAGCATCGGGGTGCCGACACTGGAGGCCTCCGCAGCGGTCGCCGAGACGGTGCGGCGCTGGGCGGTGGCGGAGGCGTCACCGAAGGACTTCGACGACGACGTGGAGGCCGCCCGCGCGGGTTTCGCCGCGATCACCGGCGTCCCGGTCGCCGACGTCGCCCAGGGCGCCACCACGTCCGGGCTGATCGGCCCGCTCGCGGCGGCCGTGCCGGACGGCACCCGGGTGCTGGTCGCGGCGGGCGAGTTCTCGTCGGTCACCCGGCCGTTCGCGCTGCAGGCGCACCGCGGGGTGCGGGTCACCGAGGTGCCGCTCGCCGAGCTCGCCGGGAACGCGCCCGGCCACGATCTCGTCGCGGTGTCGGTGGTGCAGTCCGCCGACGGCCGGATCGCCGATCTCGACGCGCTGGGCGCGGTCCGCGAACGGCACGGCGTTCGGCTGCTGCTCGACGTCACCCAGGCCGCCGGGTGGCTCCCGCTCCGCCTGGCGGGAGCGGACGCCGTCGTCGGGGCAGGGTACAAGTGGCTGCTCGGGCCGCGCGGGACGGCGTGGCTGGCGCAGCGGCCGTCCTGGGTGGCGGGGCCGCCCGGCGGGGAGCGCTGGCCGGAGGTCGTGCGGCACTCCGCCGGCTGGTACGGCACCCGGGACCGTTGGGGCGGCGGCCTCTACACGCCGGACCCGCCCGCGCGCCCGGGGCCGGCTGGCGGGGAGGAGTCGCCGGTCTGGTTCGCGCACGCGGGGTCGGCGGTGACGGTGCCGTGGCTGGCGTCGGTCGACCCGGAGGCCCTGCGCGCCCACTGCGCCGGGCTCGCCGACGCCCTGCGGGAGCGGCTCGGTCTGGAGCCCACCGGGTCGGCGATCGTCTCCGTGCGGGCCGACGGCGCCGCCGACCGGCTGGCCGCCGCCGGGATCACCGCCGCGGTCCGGGACGGCGCGGCACGGCTCGCGTTCCACCTGGCCAACACCCCCGAGGACGTCGACCTGGCCGCCGCCGCGTTGCGCGACTGA
- a CDS encoding secondary thiamine-phosphate synthase enzyme YjbQ: MHSELIEVRTGSEESVVDLTGPIEEFLSGAGAGDGLLNVFVPHATAGIAVIETGAGSDADLLAQLRQVLPADDRWRHRHGSAGHGRDHVLPAFVPPSTTIPVIGGRPALGTWQSVCLVDTNVDNPTRSVRFSLLPG; the protein is encoded by the coding sequence GTGCACAGTGAGCTGATCGAGGTCCGTACCGGCTCCGAGGAGTCCGTGGTGGACCTGACGGGCCCGATCGAGGAATTCCTGTCCGGCGCCGGGGCCGGCGACGGGCTGCTGAACGTCTTCGTCCCGCACGCCACCGCCGGGATCGCCGTGATCGAGACCGGGGCGGGCAGCGACGCCGACCTCCTGGCGCAGCTGCGTCAGGTCCTCCCCGCCGACGACCGCTGGCGGCACCGGCACGGCAGCGCCGGCCACGGGCGGGACCACGTGCTGCCGGCGTTCGTGCCGCCGTCGACCACGATCCCGGTGATCGGCGGACGCCCGGCGCTGGGCACCTGGCAGTCGGTGTGCCTGGTCGACACCAACGTGGACAACCCGACGCGGTCCGTGCGGTTCTCCCTGCTGCCGGGCTGA
- a CDS encoding proline--tRNA ligase, which yields MLTRMSSLFLRTLREDPADAEVPSHKLLVRAGYVRRVAPGVYSWLPLGLKVLRRIENVVREEMDAMGGQEIQFPALLPREPYEATNRWTEYGPALFRIQDRKGGDYLLGPTHEELFTLAVKGEYSSYKDYPVVLYQIQTKYRDEERPRAGILRGREFLMKDSYSFDLSDEGLSESYGKHRGTYIRIFDRLALKYVIVAATSGAMGGSASEEFLAESETGEDTFVRGLGGYAANVEAVTTPAPPAIPLDGLPAAQVHHTPDTPTIETLVTYLNEHTDRTFTAADTLKNVLVKTRQPGADSWELVGVGVPGDREVDMKRLEAALEPAQVELLEEADFARNAFLVKGYIGPAALAANGVRYLVDPRIVTGTAWVTGADKADHHVVDLVAGRDFTPDGTIEAAEVRAGDPSPDGEGVLEAARGIEIGHIFQLGRKYADAFSLDALGPDSKPVRITMGSYGIGVSRLVAAIAEQCHDDSGLVWPRSVAPFDVHVVVAGKSAELLEGGEVLAAELEAEGLSVILDDRKASPGVKFADAELVGVPTIVVVGRGLADGKIELKDRATGERTEIPRDGAAAHVAGVVRGA from the coding sequence GTGTTGACCCGGATGTCGTCGCTGTTCCTACGCACCCTGCGTGAGGACCCGGCCGACGCGGAGGTGCCCAGCCACAAGCTGCTGGTCCGCGCCGGCTACGTCCGTCGCGTCGCCCCGGGGGTCTACTCCTGGCTGCCGCTCGGGCTCAAGGTGCTCCGCCGCATCGAGAACGTGGTGCGCGAGGAGATGGACGCCATGGGCGGCCAGGAGATCCAGTTCCCCGCGCTGCTGCCGCGTGAGCCCTACGAGGCGACGAACCGGTGGACCGAGTACGGCCCGGCGCTGTTCCGCATCCAGGACCGCAAGGGCGGCGACTACCTGCTCGGCCCCACCCACGAGGAGCTGTTCACGCTCGCGGTGAAGGGCGAGTACTCGTCGTACAAGGACTACCCGGTCGTCCTCTACCAGATCCAGACCAAGTACCGCGACGAGGAGCGGCCCCGCGCCGGCATCCTGCGCGGCCGCGAGTTCCTGATGAAGGACTCGTACTCGTTCGACCTGTCCGACGAGGGGCTCTCGGAGTCCTACGGCAAGCACCGCGGCACCTACATCCGGATCTTCGACCGCCTCGCGCTGAAGTACGTGATCGTGGCGGCCACGTCCGGGGCGATGGGCGGCTCGGCGTCCGAGGAGTTCCTCGCCGAGTCGGAGACGGGGGAGGACACGTTCGTCCGCGGGCTCGGCGGGTACGCGGCGAACGTCGAGGCGGTCACCACCCCCGCGCCCCCGGCGATCCCGCTCGACGGGCTGCCCGCGGCCCAGGTCCACCACACGCCGGACACGCCGACCATCGAGACGCTCGTGACCTACCTCAACGAGCACACCGACCGGACCTTCACCGCGGCGGACACGCTGAAGAACGTCCTGGTCAAGACCCGGCAGCCGGGCGCGGACAGCTGGGAGCTGGTCGGCGTCGGCGTGCCCGGCGACCGCGAGGTCGACATGAAGCGGCTCGAGGCGGCCCTCGAACCCGCCCAGGTCGAGCTCCTGGAGGAGGCCGACTTCGCCCGCAACGCGTTCCTGGTCAAGGGCTACATCGGCCCGGCGGCGCTGGCCGCGAACGGTGTCCGGTACCTCGTCGACCCGCGGATCGTCACCGGCACCGCCTGGGTGACCGGCGCCGACAAGGCCGACCACCACGTCGTCGACCTCGTGGCGGGCCGCGACTTCACCCCGGACGGCACGATCGAGGCCGCCGAGGTGCGCGCCGGTGACCCCAGCCCCGACGGGGAAGGGGTCCTGGAGGCCGCGCGCGGCATCGAGATCGGGCACATCTTCCAGCTCGGCCGCAAGTACGCCGACGCGTTCTCGCTCGACGCGCTGGGCCCCGACTCGAAGCCGGTGCGGATCACGATGGGGTCCTACGGCATCGGGGTCTCGCGGCTGGTCGCGGCGATCGCCGAGCAGTGCCACGACGACTCCGGTCTCGTCTGGCCGCGCTCGGTGGCGCCGTTCGACGTCCACGTCGTCGTCGCCGGGAAGTCGGCCGAGCTGCTCGAGGGCGGCGAGGTCCTCGCCGCGGAGCTGGAGGCCGAGGGCCTGTCGGTGATCCTCGACGACCGCAAGGCCTCGCCCGGGGTCAAGTTCGCCGACGCCGAGCTGGTCGGGGTGCCGACGATCGTCGTCGTCGGCCGGGGGCTGGCCGACGGGAAGATCGAGCTCAAGGACCGTGCGACGGGCGAGCGGACCGAGATCCCGCGCGACGGCGCGGCCGCCCACGTCGCGGGAGTCGTCCGCGGCGCCTGA
- a CDS encoding PPOX class F420-dependent oxidoreductase, producing the protein MGDEQHDLLGNARQGVLATIKRSGMPQLSPVTPYYDRAAGTIGVSMTEGRAKTANLRRDPRAALSVESADGRAWATAEGPVELAVPDDSPDGPAVQALVDWYRAAAGEHPDWDDFRAAMVRDRRVLMTMHVQRVYGERIG; encoded by the coding sequence ATGGGAGACGAACAGCACGACCTGCTCGGGAACGCCCGTCAGGGCGTCCTCGCGACCATCAAGCGCAGCGGGATGCCGCAGCTGTCACCGGTCACCCCGTACTACGACCGCGCCGCCGGCACCATCGGCGTCTCGATGACCGAGGGCCGGGCGAAGACGGCGAACCTGCGCCGCGACCCGCGGGCCGCCCTGTCGGTGGAGAGCGCGGACGGCCGCGCCTGGGCGACCGCCGAGGGGCCGGTCGAGCTCGCCGTACCCGACGACTCCCCGGACGGCCCGGCGGTGCAGGCACTCGTCGACTGGTACCGGGCGGCCGCGGGCGAGCACCCGGACTGGGACGACTTCCGCGCGGCCATGGTGCGCGACCGCCGGGTGCTCATGACGATGCACGTCCAGCGGGTCTACGGCGAGCGGATCGGCTGA
- a CDS encoding homoserine O-acetyltransferase translates to MNDTPLPPASGAWREGDDPGRRRFLDLPAPLKLEAGGELPGVRLSYETWGELAPDGSNAVLVLHALTGDTHLEGPAGPGHPTAGWWPGLITPGGPLDPAHWFVVAPNAVGGCQGSTGPASTAPDGRTWGSRFPLVTVRDSVVAEQHLADALGIDAFACVIGGSMGSMRSLEWAATEPDRVRRLFLLAGPAGSSADQIGWAAPQIEAIRADPHWHGGDYHQLPEGPWRGLGIARRIAHLSYRSGYELATRFGRDPQDGEDPLDGGRYAVESYLDHHAVKLVRRFDAASYVRLTQAMNHHDVGRGRGGTGPALSRVRARTYVAGVTSDRLYPLAEQEELAAGIPNADPLKVIDSPYGHDGFLVETPTVARMLGELLAEPAP, encoded by the coding sequence GTGAACGACACACCGCTCCCTCCCGCCAGCGGCGCCTGGCGGGAGGGGGACGACCCCGGCCGCCGCAGGTTCCTCGACCTCCCCGCCCCGCTGAAACTGGAGGCGGGTGGTGAGCTGCCGGGGGTGCGGCTCTCCTACGAGACGTGGGGCGAGCTGGCACCGGACGGCTCGAACGCCGTGCTGGTGCTGCACGCCCTGACCGGGGACACCCACCTCGAGGGTCCCGCCGGGCCCGGACACCCGACGGCGGGCTGGTGGCCGGGACTGATCACGCCGGGCGGGCCGCTGGACCCGGCGCACTGGTTCGTCGTCGCCCCGAACGCGGTCGGCGGCTGCCAGGGCAGCACCGGGCCGGCCTCCACCGCGCCGGACGGACGCACCTGGGGGAGCCGGTTCCCGCTGGTCACCGTGCGGGACTCGGTGGTCGCCGAGCAGCACCTCGCCGACGCGCTCGGCATCGACGCGTTCGCCTGCGTGATCGGCGGCTCGATGGGGTCGATGCGGTCGCTGGAGTGGGCGGCGACCGAGCCCGACCGGGTCCGGCGGCTGTTCCTGCTGGCCGGGCCCGCGGGGTCGTCGGCGGACCAGATCGGCTGGGCGGCCCCGCAGATCGAGGCCATCCGTGCCGACCCGCACTGGCACGGCGGCGACTACCACCAGCTGCCCGAGGGTCCCTGGCGCGGCCTGGGCATCGCCCGCCGGATCGCGCACCTGAGCTACCGCTCCGGGTACGAGCTGGCGACCCGCTTCGGCCGTGACCCGCAGGACGGCGAGGACCCGCTCGACGGGGGCCGGTACGCCGTCGAGTCGTACCTGGACCACCACGCCGTCAAGCTGGTGCGGCGGTTCGACGCGGCGTCCTACGTCCGGCTCACCCAGGCCATGAACCACCACGACGTCGGTCGCGGGCGAGGTGGGACGGGGCCGGCGCTGTCCCGGGTCCGGGCCCGGACCTACGTCGCCGGTGTCACGTCGGACCGGCTCTACCCGCTCGCCGAGCAGGAGGAGCTGGCCGCCGGGATCCCGAACGCGGACCCGCTGAAGGTGATCGACTCGCCGTACGGGCACGACGGGTTCCTCGTCGAGACGCCGACGGTCGCGCGGATGCTCGGGGAGCTGCTGGCCGAACCGGCGCCCTGA